In Melanotaenia boesemani isolate fMelBoe1 chromosome 7, fMelBoe1.pri, whole genome shotgun sequence, a single window of DNA contains:
- the b4galt7 gene encoding beta-1,4-galactosyltransferase 7 isoform X2: MMYSSRRKPVLYFKEERRLLTGKCTVYKLFGLCMVLVLVSLLWLQLSCSGDMSSTFHEAKHAPQLPPCPAGNQASAADDPSWGPHKLALVVPFRERFEELLVFVPFMHTFLNKKKIRHKILIINQVDHYRFNRASLINVGYLESGNDTDYLAMHDVDLLPLNEALDYGFPEDGPFHVASPELHPLYHYKTYVGGILLLTKKHYHMCNGMSNRFWGWGREDDEFYRRLRKAELQLFRPNGITTGYKTFLHIHDPAWRKRDQKRVAAQKQEQFKVDPEGGLTNLQYQVESRQDLTINGAPCTIINTKLLCDQSQTPWCLLA, translated from the exons ATGATGTATTCATCGAGAAGAAAACCTGTGCTCTACTtcaaagaggagaggag GCTCCTGACGGGGAAGTGTACGGTCTACAAGCTGTTCGGACTCTGCATGGTTCTGGTGCTCGTCTCTCTGCTCTGGCTGCAGCTCAGCTGTTCAGGGGACATGTCCTCCACCTTCCATGAAGCCAAGCACGCCCCCCAGCTGCCGCCCTGCCCGGCTGGAAACCAGGCATCTGCAGCGGACGACCCCTCCTGGGGTCCTCACAAACTGGCCCTGGTGGTCCCGTTCAGAGAACGCTTCGAGGAGCTGCTGGTGTTTGTTCCTTTCATGCACACTTTTCTCAACAAGAAGAAGATTCGCCACAAGATCCTCATCATCAACCAGGTGGATCACTACAG ATTCAATCGAGCGTCTTTGATCAACGTGGGATACCTGGAGAGCGGGAACGACACCGACTACCTGGCCATGCACGACGTGGACCTGCTGCCCCTGAACGAGGCTCTGGACTACGGTTTTCCTGAGGATGGGCCGTTCCACGTGGCCTCGCCGGAGCTGCATCCACTGTACCACTACAAGACCTACGTGGGAGGAATCCTGCTGCTCACCAAGAAGCATTACCACATG tgtaaCGGGATGTCGAACCGGTTCTGGGGTTGGGGCAGAGAGGATGATGAGTTCTATAGAAGGCTGAGAAAAGCAGAGTTACAG CTCTTCCGACCGAACGGCATCACGACAGGATATAAAACCTTCCTCCACATCCACGACCCGGCCTGGAGGAAGAGAGACCAGAAGAGGGTCGCCGCTCAGAAGCAG GAACAGTTTAAAGTGGACCCTGAGGGGGGGCTGACGAACCTTCAGTACCAGGTGGAGTCCCGACAGGACCTGACCATCAATGGTGCTCCGTGCACCATCATCAACACCAAACTGCTGTGTGACCAGAGCCAGACGCCCTGGTGTCTCCTGGCTTAG
- the b4galt7 gene encoding beta-1,4-galactosyltransferase 7 isoform X1 has product MMYSSRRKPVLYFKEERRGDGSKVSHQQKMLLTGKCTVYKLFGLCMVLVLVSLLWLQLSCSGDMSSTFHEAKHAPQLPPCPAGNQASAADDPSWGPHKLALVVPFRERFEELLVFVPFMHTFLNKKKIRHKILIINQVDHYRFNRASLINVGYLESGNDTDYLAMHDVDLLPLNEALDYGFPEDGPFHVASPELHPLYHYKTYVGGILLLTKKHYHMCNGMSNRFWGWGREDDEFYRRLRKAELQLFRPNGITTGYKTFLHIHDPAWRKRDQKRVAAQKQEQFKVDPEGGLTNLQYQVESRQDLTINGAPCTIINTKLLCDQSQTPWCLLA; this is encoded by the exons ATGATGTATTCATCGAGAAGAAAACCTGTGCTCTACTtcaaagaggagaggag AGGTGACGGCTCGAAAGTTTCCCATCAACAGAAGAT GCTCCTGACGGGGAAGTGTACGGTCTACAAGCTGTTCGGACTCTGCATGGTTCTGGTGCTCGTCTCTCTGCTCTGGCTGCAGCTCAGCTGTTCAGGGGACATGTCCTCCACCTTCCATGAAGCCAAGCACGCCCCCCAGCTGCCGCCCTGCCCGGCTGGAAACCAGGCATCTGCAGCGGACGACCCCTCCTGGGGTCCTCACAAACTGGCCCTGGTGGTCCCGTTCAGAGAACGCTTCGAGGAGCTGCTGGTGTTTGTTCCTTTCATGCACACTTTTCTCAACAAGAAGAAGATTCGCCACAAGATCCTCATCATCAACCAGGTGGATCACTACAG ATTCAATCGAGCGTCTTTGATCAACGTGGGATACCTGGAGAGCGGGAACGACACCGACTACCTGGCCATGCACGACGTGGACCTGCTGCCCCTGAACGAGGCTCTGGACTACGGTTTTCCTGAGGATGGGCCGTTCCACGTGGCCTCGCCGGAGCTGCATCCACTGTACCACTACAAGACCTACGTGGGAGGAATCCTGCTGCTCACCAAGAAGCATTACCACATG tgtaaCGGGATGTCGAACCGGTTCTGGGGTTGGGGCAGAGAGGATGATGAGTTCTATAGAAGGCTGAGAAAAGCAGAGTTACAG CTCTTCCGACCGAACGGCATCACGACAGGATATAAAACCTTCCTCCACATCCACGACCCGGCCTGGAGGAAGAGAGACCAGAAGAGGGTCGCCGCTCAGAAGCAG GAACAGTTTAAAGTGGACCCTGAGGGGGGGCTGACGAACCTTCAGTACCAGGTGGAGTCCCGACAGGACCTGACCATCAATGGTGCTCCGTGCACCATCATCAACACCAAACTGCTGTGTGACCAGAGCCAGACGCCCTGGTGTCTCCTGGCTTAG
- the tmed9 gene encoding transmembrane emp24 domain-containing protein 9 yields MVSVRMQPCVFSVLLLNVFYSCVSSLYFHIGETEKKCFIEEIPDETMIIGNYRTQLYDKQKEEYMPATQGLGMFVEVKDPDDKVILSRQYGSEGRFTFTSHTPGEHQICLHSNSSKFSLFAGGMLRVHLDIQVGEHANNYAEIAAKDKLTELQLRVRQLVEQVDQIQKEQNYQRYREERFRQTSESTNQRVLWWSIVQTLILVAIGIWQMRHLKSFFEAKKLV; encoded by the exons ATGGTGTCAGTCAGGATGCAGCCTTGCGTGTTCTCAGTTTTACTTCTAAACGTTTTCTACAGCTGCGTCTCCTCGTTGTATTTTCACATCGGTGAGACCGAGAAGAAATGCTTCATTGAGGAAATTCCGGACGAGACGATGATTATTG gtaACTATCGCACTCAGCTGTATGATAAACAAAAAGAGGAGTATATGCCGGCCACTCAGGGTCTGGGTATGTTCGTTGAGGTCAAAGACCCTGATGACAAG GTGATTCTGTCTCGGCAGTACGGCTCGGAGGGACGCTTCACCTTCACGTCGCACACACCTGGAGAGCACCAGATCTGCCTCCACTCCAACTCCTCCAAGTTCTCGCTGTTTGCTGGAGGCATGCTG AGGGTCCATCTGGACATCCAGGTGGGCGAGCATGCCAACAATTATGCCGAGATCGCCGCTAAGGACAAACTGACGGAGCTGCAGCTGCGAGTCCGACAGCTGGTGGAGCAGGTGGACCAGATCCAGAAGGAGCAGAACTATCAGAGG TACCGTGAGGAGCGTTTCCGTCAGACCAGCGAGAGCACCAACCAGCGCGTCCTCTGGTGGTCCATCGTCCAGACCCTGATCCTGGTGGCCATCGGCATCTGGCAGATGAGACACCTCAAGAGCTTCTTTGAGGCCAAGAAGCTGGTGTAA